In Sporichthya polymorpha DSM 43042, a genomic segment contains:
- a CDS encoding M16 family metallopeptidase yields the protein MEISIPVEKYVLDNGLEVILSPEPAAATVATNLWYHVGAVDERPGSTGFAHLFEHMMFEGSGHVPGELIDILTESVGAYTNASTHNDYTNYVIPNLPPEQLELALWIESDRMAYLLDCLDARNLANQIAVVRNERRQNWEQAPYALTYQAVNEILFPAPHPYHASIIGSHTDIASTQLDDVRDFFRTYYVPNNATLAITGNFDPARARELVEKYFGTIPRGADVPRQVHRAPDLTEERRLTLTDDVVLPKLTLAWPSALAFAEGDADADVLAHVLAGDAHSLLRTRLIRELKVATSVYAYQDSHGQGSAFQIEVVAASGHTTAELLREVDDVLAQVRAADLDADRVEAAKTNALVATIRSVEAIGGFGDRADKLNLYNHYTGTPDYLAQDLAAYRAVTAQSLREFANRYLTDRRLVIETQPGPRHLPPDPPEPTVLPAESEPVVSAESWRDAVPGPGPQVPTTLPRIGGFTLPNGLRVFTVPMGRLPLVTASVVALGGSAADPHDRAGATELLGRVLREGDAGRTPDRTAAEVSALGASLRSTAEMDALTLSINLLSDKASDGLHLLADLVQRPGLREEDVARLRKQQQDEIRGARADVGEVARSAILPLIYGPAHPYDHRSVGNPDGVGRVTVDDLTELHGKTFTPATCALILTGDVDEARARELAQSAFGSWEGAGETPPTPGPARRSGPRLAFVDMPGATQTALRLGLPGRPRGDARFDPLAVGNLVLGGLFTSRLNGNLREDKGYTYGAFSFFTGGRGPTPFLIDTAVDARQTGPAIREIFVELERIIGEPVTDEELTKARQSLVASIAQLFPTTSAAARTTAGLFQCGLPTDFYDGLPGRVADLTPASLRQLLADFLDLDEMVLVVVGDRGTVTPQLGELALGEFVEVDADGRVLVSERA from the coding sequence GTGGAGATCTCGATCCCGGTCGAGAAGTACGTCCTCGACAACGGACTCGAGGTGATCCTCTCCCCCGAGCCGGCGGCGGCCACGGTGGCGACGAACCTCTGGTACCACGTCGGTGCGGTCGACGAGCGGCCCGGTTCGACGGGGTTCGCCCACCTCTTCGAGCACATGATGTTCGAGGGCTCCGGGCACGTCCCCGGCGAGCTGATCGACATCCTCACCGAGTCGGTCGGGGCGTACACGAACGCCTCGACGCACAACGACTACACGAACTACGTCATCCCGAACCTGCCGCCCGAGCAGCTCGAGCTGGCGCTCTGGATCGAGAGCGACCGGATGGCCTACCTGCTCGACTGCCTGGACGCCCGGAACCTCGCGAACCAGATCGCGGTGGTCCGTAACGAGCGGCGGCAGAACTGGGAGCAGGCCCCGTACGCGCTGACCTACCAGGCCGTGAACGAGATCCTGTTCCCGGCGCCGCACCCGTACCACGCGTCGATCATCGGCTCGCACACCGACATCGCGTCGACCCAGCTCGACGACGTCCGCGACTTCTTCCGGACCTACTACGTCCCGAACAACGCGACGCTGGCCATCACCGGGAACTTCGACCCGGCCCGTGCCCGCGAGCTCGTCGAGAAGTACTTCGGCACGATCCCGCGCGGTGCCGACGTCCCGCGGCAGGTGCACCGGGCCCCCGACCTGACCGAGGAGCGCCGGCTCACCCTCACCGACGACGTCGTGCTGCCGAAGCTGACGCTCGCCTGGCCGTCCGCGCTCGCCTTCGCGGAGGGTGACGCCGACGCCGACGTGCTCGCCCACGTCCTCGCCGGCGACGCGCACAGCCTGCTGCGGACGCGCCTGATCCGCGAGCTCAAGGTGGCGACGTCGGTCTACGCCTACCAGGACTCGCACGGTCAGGGCTCGGCCTTCCAGATCGAGGTCGTCGCCGCGTCCGGGCACACCACCGCCGAGCTGCTGCGGGAGGTCGACGACGTCCTGGCGCAGGTGCGCGCGGCCGACCTCGACGCCGACCGCGTGGAGGCGGCGAAGACCAACGCCCTCGTCGCGACGATCCGTTCCGTTGAGGCGATCGGCGGGTTCGGCGACCGTGCCGACAAGCTCAACCTCTACAACCACTACACGGGAACGCCGGACTACCTGGCCCAGGACCTCGCGGCCTACCGGGCCGTGACCGCGCAGAGCCTGCGCGAGTTCGCGAACCGCTATCTGACCGACCGTCGGCTGGTGATCGAGACCCAGCCCGGGCCGCGGCACCTCCCGCCGGACCCGCCGGAGCCGACCGTCCTGCCCGCGGAGTCGGAGCCGGTGGTCTCGGCCGAATCCTGGCGCGACGCCGTCCCCGGCCCCGGTCCGCAGGTGCCCACGACACTCCCCCGCATCGGCGGCTTCACCCTGCCCAACGGGCTGCGGGTCTTCACCGTCCCGATGGGGCGCCTCCCGCTCGTCACGGCCTCGGTCGTCGCCCTCGGCGGCAGCGCCGCCGATCCGCACGACCGCGCCGGGGCGACCGAGCTGCTCGGCCGTGTCCTTCGCGAGGGCGACGCCGGCCGCACCCCCGACCGGACCGCGGCCGAGGTGTCCGCGCTCGGCGCGAGTCTGCGCTCAACGGCGGAGATGGACGCCCTCACGCTGAGCATCAACCTGCTCAGCGACAAGGCGTCGGACGGCCTCCACCTGCTCGCCGACCTCGTCCAGCGCCCCGGCCTGCGCGAGGAGGACGTCGCCCGGCTGCGCAAGCAGCAGCAGGACGAGATCCGCGGCGCCCGCGCCGACGTCGGCGAGGTGGCGCGCTCGGCGATCCTCCCGCTGATCTACGGACCGGCCCACCCCTACGACCACCGGTCGGTCGGCAATCCCGACGGCGTGGGCCGGGTGACCGTCGACGATCTGACGGAGCTTCACGGCAAGACCTTCACCCCGGCGACGTGTGCGCTGATCCTCACCGGTGACGTCGACGAGGCGCGGGCGCGCGAGCTCGCGCAGTCCGCGTTCGGGTCGTGGGAGGGCGCCGGCGAGACGCCGCCGACGCCGGGTCCGGCCCGGCGCTCCGGCCCCCGGCTGGCCTTCGTCGACATGCCGGGCGCGACGCAGACCGCGCTGCGGCTCGGCCTGCCGGGTCGGCCCCGCGGTGACGCGCGGTTCGACCCGCTGGCCGTCGGCAACCTCGTGCTCGGCGGCCTGTTCACGAGCCGGCTCAACGGCAATCTCCGCGAGGACAAGGGCTACACCTACGGCGCGTTCTCGTTCTTCACCGGCGGCCGCGGACCGACCCCGTTCCTCATCGACACCGCGGTCGACGCCCGCCAGACCGGGCCGGCGATCCGCGAGATCTTCGTCGAGCTCGAGCGGATCATCGGCGAGCCCGTGACCGACGAGGAGCTGACCAAGGCGCGGCAGTCACTGGTGGCGTCGATCGCGCAGCTGTTCCCGACCACGTCCGCCGCCGCGCGGACGACAGCGGGGCTCTTCCAGTGCGGTCTGCCGACCGACTTCTACGACGGCCTGCCCGGCCGGGTCGCCGACCTGACGCCGGCCTCACTGCGGCAGCTCCTGGCCGACTTCCTCGACCTGGACGAGATGGTCCTGGTCGTCGTCGGCGACCGCGGAACGGTCACGCCGCAACTCGGCGAACTCGCGCTCGGCGAGTTCGTCGAGGTGGACGCGGACGGGCGGGTGCTCGTCAGCGAGCGCGCTTGA
- a CDS encoding quinone-dependent dihydroorotate dehydrogenase — translation MKLYTALTRKALFASGGGDPEAAHHRTIRLLEEAGSTPRRRAALARLPRPTAPTTVFGIRFPNPVGLAAGMDKDGVAIPAWGALGFGFAEVGTVTWHAQPGNPQPRLFRAVSSEAIVNRMGFNNRGAEAMAARLGALGPAPIPIGISLGKSKVTPVEDATEDYLNSLKVLLPYADYVAVNVSSPNTPGLRSLQDKGALDELLAALRGYTVSTAGPAGPVPLLVKIAPDLTDSAIAEVLEVCTARGVAGIIATNTTISRDGLAPADRYLADEAGGLSGRPVHAMSVRTVAFVVKEAGDSLPVIGVGGILDPDDATRMFDAGAQLVQLYTGFVYRGPGLVRGIVKRAR, via the coding sequence ATGAAGCTCTACACCGCACTGACCCGCAAGGCCCTGTTCGCCTCCGGCGGCGGGGATCCGGAGGCGGCGCACCACCGGACGATCCGCCTGCTGGAGGAGGCGGGGAGCACACCGCGCCGACGGGCCGCCCTGGCCCGCCTGCCGCGGCCCACCGCGCCGACGACGGTGTTCGGCATCCGGTTCCCGAATCCGGTCGGCCTGGCGGCCGGGATGGACAAGGACGGGGTGGCGATCCCGGCCTGGGGCGCGCTCGGCTTCGGCTTCGCCGAGGTCGGCACGGTCACCTGGCACGCGCAGCCGGGCAACCCGCAGCCGCGGCTGTTCCGGGCGGTCTCCTCCGAGGCGATCGTGAACCGGATGGGCTTCAACAACCGCGGCGCCGAGGCGATGGCCGCGCGCCTCGGTGCGCTCGGCCCGGCGCCGATCCCGATCGGCATCAGCCTCGGCAAGTCGAAGGTGACGCCGGTCGAGGACGCGACCGAGGACTACCTGAACTCCCTCAAGGTGCTCCTGCCGTACGCCGACTACGTCGCGGTCAACGTCTCCTCGCCGAACACGCCCGGCCTGCGCTCGCTGCAGGACAAGGGCGCGCTCGACGAGCTGCTCGCCGCGCTGCGCGGGTACACGGTGTCGACCGCCGGACCGGCCGGTCCGGTGCCGCTGCTGGTGAAGATCGCTCCCGACCTCACCGACTCCGCGATCGCCGAGGTGCTCGAGGTCTGCACCGCCCGCGGTGTCGCCGGGATCATCGCGACGAACACGACGATCTCGCGGGACGGACTCGCTCCCGCGGACCGTTACCTGGCCGACGAGGCCGGCGGCCTGTCGGGCCGGCCGGTCCACGCGATGTCCGTCCGGACCGTCGCGTTCGTCGTGAAGGAGGCCGGCGACTCGCTGCCGGTCATCGGCGTCGGCGGGATCCTCGACCCCGACGACGCGACCCGCATGTTCGATGCCGGCGCTCAGCTGGTCCAGCTCTACACCGGCTTCGTCTACCGGGGTCCCGGCCTGGTCCGCGGCATCGTCAAGCGCGCTCGCTGA
- a CDS encoding sulfate ABC transporter substrate-binding protein translates to MFTARPRGSVLSRRQFTALFTGTAGAVLLSACGGGSDDTVGSSSSTEGSSAPQSGKGTLALVAFAVPKVGFDKLIPAFNATEAGSGVFFSQSYGASGDQSRKVEAGLPTDIVLFSLEPDMTRLVKAGLVDANWKDGEFHGVPASSVVTLVVRKGNPKNIKDWDDLVRDDIEIVSPNPLSSGSAKWNLLAPYLWKSNGGEDQQAGLDLVKGIVDNLKGQPKSGREASELFTAGTGDVLLSYENEAILLVNDGEDVEYVTPPSTLLIENPFAIVNKTKSREAAEAFRDFLYSDEGQRLWGEAGFRPVKSNIFSEFSDKYPSPEKLWKIDELGGWDKINAELFDADNGLITKIYTEINS, encoded by the coding sequence ATGTTTACCGCCCGCCCGCGTGGCTCCGTTCTGTCCCGCCGTCAGTTCACGGCCCTGTTCACCGGCACCGCCGGAGCCGTCCTCCTCTCCGCGTGCGGGGGTGGCTCCGACGACACCGTCGGCAGCTCGTCCTCGACGGAGGGCTCCTCGGCGCCCCAGAGCGGCAAGGGCACTCTCGCCCTGGTCGCGTTCGCGGTGCCGAAGGTCGGCTTCGACAAGCTGATCCCCGCGTTCAACGCGACCGAGGCCGGGTCCGGCGTCTTCTTCTCGCAGTCCTACGGCGCCTCCGGCGACCAGTCCCGCAAGGTCGAGGCCGGCCTGCCGACCGACATCGTCCTGTTCTCCCTCGAGCCCGACATGACCCGCCTGGTCAAGGCCGGCCTCGTCGACGCGAACTGGAAGGACGGCGAGTTCCACGGCGTCCCGGCCAGCTCCGTCGTCACGCTCGTCGTCCGCAAGGGCAACCCGAAGAACATCAAGGACTGGGACGACCTGGTCCGCGACGACATCGAGATCGTCAGCCCGAACCCGCTCTCGTCCGGCTCCGCCAAGTGGAACCTGCTCGCGCCGTACCTCTGGAAGAGCAACGGCGGCGAGGACCAGCAGGCCGGTCTGGACCTGGTCAAGGGCATCGTCGACAACCTCAAGGGCCAGCCGAAGTCCGGCCGCGAGGCCTCCGAGCTGTTCACCGCCGGCACGGGCGACGTCCTGCTCAGCTACGAGAACGAGGCGATCCTCCTCGTGAACGACGGCGAGGACGTCGAGTACGTCACCCCGCCGTCGACCCTGCTGATCGAGAACCCGTTCGCGATCGTCAACAAGACCAAGAGCCGCGAGGCCGCCGAGGCCTTCCGCGACTTCCTGTACTCCGACGAGGGTCAGCGCCTGTGGGGCGAGGCCGGCTTCCGCCCGGTGAAGTCGAACATCTTCTCCGAGTTCTCGGACAAGTACCCGTCGCCCGAGAAGCTCTGGAAGATCGACGAGCTGGGTGGCTGGGACAAGATCAACGCCGAGCTCTTCGACGCCGACAACGGCCTGATCACGAAGATCTACACCGAGATCAACTCGTGA
- the cysT gene encoding sulfate ABC transporter permease subunit CysT — translation MFAPPVGGIGPVGLGVATLWLSLIVLLPLAAVATKSFEKGPDGFWDAVTAPSAKAALTFTLGVSVLVALINVLVGTLIAWVLVRDEFPGKGVVNALIDLPFALPTIVASIVLLSLYGPRSPIDVNLVATKPAVVLALLFVTLPFVVRTVQPVLMELDAEAEEAAASLGASNVVIFRRIILPALAPALLSGAGLAFARAIGEFGSVVLIGGGIPRDTEVASQYIATQIEVDRPVNAAAVSVALLAISFLVLLVLRVVGARAARRH, via the coding sequence ATGTTCGCGCCGCCGGTCGGCGGGATCGGGCCGGTCGGCCTCGGGGTCGCCACGCTGTGGTTGTCGCTGATCGTGCTGCTGCCGCTCGCCGCGGTCGCGACGAAGTCCTTCGAGAAGGGCCCGGACGGGTTCTGGGACGCGGTCACCGCGCCGTCGGCCAAAGCGGCGCTGACGTTCACGCTCGGCGTCTCGGTGCTCGTGGCGCTGATCAACGTGCTCGTCGGGACGCTGATCGCGTGGGTCCTCGTGCGCGACGAGTTCCCCGGCAAGGGCGTCGTCAACGCCCTGATCGACCTGCCGTTCGCCCTGCCGACGATCGTCGCGAGCATCGTGCTGCTCAGCCTGTACGGCCCGCGCAGCCCGATCGACGTCAACCTCGTCGCGACCAAGCCGGCCGTCGTGCTCGCGCTGCTGTTCGTGACGCTGCCGTTCGTCGTGCGCACGGTGCAACCGGTGCTGATGGAGCTCGACGCCGAGGCCGAGGAGGCCGCGGCGTCGCTCGGGGCGAGCAACGTCGTGATCTTCCGCCGGATCATCCTGCCGGCGCTCGCGCCCGCGCTGCTCTCCGGCGCGGGGCTCGCGTTCGCCCGGGCGATCGGCGAGTTCGGCTCGGTCGTGCTCATCGGTGGCGGCATCCCGCGCGACACCGAGGTCGCGTCGCAGTACATCGCCACGCAGATCGAGGTGGACCGTCCGGTGAACGCGGCCGCGGTGTCGGTCGCCCTGCTCGCGATCTCGTTCCTGGTCCTGCTGGTGCTGCGGGTCGTCGGCGCCCGCGCGGCGCGGAGGCACTGA